One Bacteroidota bacterium genomic window carries:
- a CDS encoding winged helix-turn-helix transcriptional regulator: MAKVELFDKELQEAGSMFKSLSHPARLAILKYLAEAKVCISGDISDELPLSRTTVHQHLEELKKAGLIVGEIEGVKKNYCLNPERIQHLRDTLNSFLIQINCCHTNNC; encoded by the coding sequence ATGGCAAAAGTAGAATTATTCGATAAAGAGTTGCAGGAAGCCGGAAGTATGTTTAAATCCTTGTCGCACCCAGCCAGGCTGGCCATACTGAAATACCTGGCAGAGGCCAAAGTGTGCATCTCAGGAGACATTTCAGACGAATTACCACTGAGTCGCACTACCGTACATCAGCATCTGGAGGAATTAAAAAAAGCTGGATTGATTGTGGGCGAAATAGAAGGTGTAAAAAAGAATTACTGTCTCAACCCGGAAAGGATTCAGCATTTAAGAGACACGCTCAACAGCTTTCTTATTCAAATAAATTGTTGTCATACAAATAATTGTTAA